A stretch of the uncultured Desulfobacter sp. genome encodes the following:
- a CDS encoding CopG family transcriptional regulator: MKKDKREITLKSYVTQKEYSQIKLLAKQTGFSVSEYIRRILTGQKIESRLDQEAFLSALKVNADLGRLGGLLKYYLAQGFKNVPPSEIRKVLHDIEDRQRQLRPVISKIRDMV; this comes from the coding sequence ATGAAAAAAGACAAACGGGAAATAACCCTCAAATCTTATGTGACGCAAAAAGAATATAGCCAAATCAAGCTTCTTGCCAAACAGACTGGGTTTTCTGTCTCTGAATATATCCGCCGGATTCTAACCGGCCAAAAGATAGAATCAAGGCTGGACCAGGAAGCTTTTTTATCTGCGCTTAAAGTGAACGCTGACCTTGGCAGGCTTGGAGGGCTGCTTAAATACTATCTTGCCCAGGGGTTTAAAAATGTGCCGCCTTCGGAAATAAGAAAGGTGCTGCATGACATTGAAGACAGGCAGCGACAGCTCAGGCCGGTCATTTCTAAAATTCGGGATATGGTGTGA